From the Montipora capricornis isolate CH-2021 unplaced genomic scaffold, ASM3666992v2 scaffold_64, whole genome shotgun sequence genome, one window contains:
- the LOC138036899 gene encoding uncharacterized protein produces MSERRPCKSSFKVKFGNIPGKQVYSSSENLFKPSQRKDSLGVVLAEVCGRVGLVLLHDPATYSDRVCNPCGRKIRGLGQLFEFVKAGTTPTLNSVSTSTKRTPATPEKASPSWRKSKVVMSWDEMQSNLNVDDLPQTGLQVKVVYMIPSGTVTTRIPRDEPTKIFVKNIACENWREVSNAILKHKALAPVMIIAIRKAVFKEFSNYLKCESILLARNPDELAGFSNKLFMAEIRIHCPV; encoded by the coding sequence ATGTCGGAAAGACGTCCTTGCAAAAGCTCTTTTAAAGTGAAATTTGGAAATATTCCCGGCAAACAAGTGTATTCGTCCTCGGAAAACCTTTTtaaaccatcacagaggaaggACAGCCTTGGAGTTGTGTTAGCAGAGGTTTGTGGTCGTGTCGGATTAGTATTATTGCACGATCCTGCAACATATTCTGATCGCGTTTGCAACCCGTGTGGTCGAAAAATTCGCGGTCTTGGCCAGTTGTTCGAGTTTGTCAAGGCGGGCACGACTCCAACGTTAAACTCTGTCTCAACAAGCACGAAACGCACACCAGCAACTCCGGAGAAAGCGAGCCCTTCGTGGAGAAAATCAAAAGTTGTTATGAGTTGGGATGAAATGCAGAGTAATCTTAACGTCGATGATTTGCCGCAAACAGGACTTCAGGTAAAAGTTGTGTATATGATTCCGTCAGGAACTGTGACTACGAGAATTCCCCGTGATGAACCAACAAAAATCTTCGTAAAAAACATTGCATGCGAAAACTGGCGTGAAGTATCTAATGCCATCCTTAAACACAAAGCGCTTGCCCCAGTAATGATCATTGCAATCCGCAAGGCTGTTTTTAAAGAATTCAGCAATTACCTAAAATGTGAGAGTATCTTACTTGCCAGAAATCCTGATGAACTAGCCGGGTTTTCGAACAAATTGTTTATGGCGGAAATTAGAATTCACTGCCCTGTTTGA